The following proteins are co-located in the Trichormus variabilis 0441 genome:
- a CDS encoding recombinase family protein: protein MKIIAYTYTDPLLETSPVQINWEWEVERVYADLGQRSELQQLFTDCQAESCDYLIVRRLEELGDNLEEVSDRLNQLEAMSIGIIAIEQAYNSETSHLRADLLRLLQEIQRQHRSRRIRQGHARNRLDAAPPPGKAPYGYRRGKDKYILDRSTSPVVKDFFDNFLLYSSLRGAVRYLAKKYGKKISVTTGKRWLTNPVYRGDTAYQNREIISDTHIPIISRDEAAQVDRLLRRNSRLPSRSASAPRSLAGLVVCQQCQSHMTVTRVTQRHQDKEYLYLRPIKCPQSPKCRAIPYQEILAQTITKVCSELPLAVAGMNFPQLDNVKNSLKAAIAHQQNILQQLPNLVETGILDTETAKLRTYKLRTEISTLQAKLATLPPVNLLSVAQAVSIPQFWLDLSESERRFYLREFIRQIEIIRQNQHWDLQVIFIF, encoded by the coding sequence ATGAAAATTATCGCCTACACTTACACTGACCCTCTACTAGAAACCTCTCCTGTGCAGATTAATTGGGAGTGGGAGGTGGAACGGGTGTATGCGGATTTAGGACAGCGCTCAGAATTGCAGCAATTATTTACTGATTGTCAAGCTGAATCTTGTGATTATTTAATTGTGAGGCGTTTGGAAGAATTGGGGGATAATTTAGAGGAGGTAAGCGATCGCCTTAATCAGTTAGAAGCGATGAGTATAGGCATCATCGCTATAGAACAAGCCTACAATTCAGAAACTTCTCATCTGCGGGCTGATTTGCTGAGATTGTTACAGGAAATTCAACGCCAACATCGTAGTCGTCGCATTCGTCAAGGACACGCCCGTAATCGTCTGGATGCTGCACCACCTCCCGGTAAAGCACCTTATGGCTATCGCAGAGGTAAAGATAAATATATTCTCGACCGCAGTACTTCCCCAGTCGTGAAGGATTTTTTTGATAACTTTTTACTCTATAGTTCTCTGCGTGGTGCAGTTCGTTATTTAGCTAAAAAATACGGCAAGAAAATCTCAGTCACCACTGGTAAGCGTTGGTTAACTAATCCTGTTTATCGTGGGGACACCGCTTATCAAAATCGGGAAATTATCTCTGATACTCATATTCCCATTATTTCTAGAGACGAAGCTGCCCAAGTTGACCGACTTCTACGCCGCAATAGCCGCTTACCTTCCCGCAGTGCTAGCGCCCCCCGTTCTCTAGCTGGGTTGGTTGTTTGTCAGCAGTGTCAGTCACACATGACAGTTACCCGTGTCACCCAACGCCATCAAGATAAAGAGTATCTTTATTTACGTCCCATCAAGTGTCCCCAAAGCCCCAAGTGTCGGGCTATTCCTTACCAAGAGATTTTGGCACAGACAATTACCAAGGTTTGCAGTGAATTACCTTTGGCGGTAGCAGGGATGAATTTTCCCCAATTGGATAATGTTAAGAATAGTTTAAAAGCAGCGATCGCTCATCAACAAAATATACTGCAACAATTACCTAATCTGGTAGAAACTGGTATTTTAGACACAGAAACAGCCAAGTTAAGAACTTACAAACTCCGTACAGAAATTTCTACACTACAAGCAAAATTAGCAACCCTTCCTCCGGTAAATTTGCTATCTGTTGCTCAGGCAGTTTCTATACCTCAATTTTGGTTAGATTTATCAGAATCCGAGCGCAGATTTTACTTGCGAGAATTTATCCGGCAAATTGAAATTATTCGTCAAAATCAACACTGGGATTTACAAGTAATTTTTATTTTTTAG
- a CDS encoding biotin carboxylase, translated as MKKKNSTALIFNFQPLAKLITTIVISCLVVLISWVWTPSAMALTQIKLSDLSYQECPAELAQGTVASNSSTSANCFIVTGKAENGTYKTVYDADIYGRIYDANNDPILQNRTRLGSITEVPPGISDFELRITVPANQPLPLKLKQFKASGFSAQVRK; from the coding sequence ATGAAAAAGAAAAACAGTACGGCACTAATATTCAATTTTCAGCCTTTAGCTAAACTCATCACGACCATCGTTATTTCCTGTCTGGTGGTGTTGATTTCCTGGGTATGGACTCCATCTGCTATGGCCTTGACTCAAATTAAACTATCTGATTTGTCTTATCAGGAGTGTCCAGCAGAACTAGCACAGGGGACTGTAGCCAGTAACAGCAGTACATCCGCTAATTGCTTTATTGTCACTGGTAAAGCGGAAAATGGCACTTATAAGACAGTCTACGATGCAGATATCTACGGGCGCATTTATGATGCTAACAATGACCCGATATTGCAAAACCGCACCCGTCTAGGTTCTATTACTGAAGTTCCACCAGGAATTAGTGATTTTGAATTGAGAATTACTGTACCTGCAAATCAGCCTTTACCTCTCAAGCTGAAGCAGTTTAAAGCGTCTGGTTTTAGCGCCCAAGTCCGTAAGTAA
- a CDS encoding VOC family protein — protein MQITQGLHTAILVTDLERSEQFYSQVLGLSKIDRLLKYTGIWYQVGNYQIHLIVASDVPTDNPNEKWGRNPHIAFSVTDLEAAKQELINKNYPIQPSASGRPALFTQDPDGNIIELSQQ, from the coding sequence ATGCAGATTACCCAAGGTCTTCATACAGCTATTCTCGTGACTGACTTAGAACGCTCGGAACAGTTCTATAGTCAAGTGTTGGGATTGTCCAAAATTGACCGCTTATTAAAATATACAGGTATATGGTATCAAGTCGGTAACTATCAAATTCATCTCATCGTTGCGTCAGATGTACCCACAGACAACCCCAACGAAAAATGGGGACGTAATCCCCATATTGCTTTTTCTGTCACCGATTTAGAAGCAGCCAAGCAAGAGTTAATTAACAAAAACTACCCCATTCAACCAAGCGCCTCCGGTCGTCCCGCCCTTTTCACCCAAGACCCAGATGGGAATATTATCGAATTGAGTCAGCAGTGA
- the argJ gene encoding bifunctional ornithine acetyltransferase/N-acetylglutamate synthase: MADWQEITGGITAPKGYRAAGITAGLKPSGLPDLALIVSDVEAIAAGVFTTSQVKAACVDYCRQRLQAKQSARAILCNAGQANAATGSQGIKDAEESADLLAKELNISPESILLASTGVIGQRIKMDALRNGIPKLVASLTDAGSDAAAGAIITTDLVTKSIALETTIGDRPVRIGGIAKGSGMIHPNMATMLAFVTCDAAVSPHLWQQMLTRAADRSFNSITVDGDTSTNDSLIALANGQSRTPAITEVGAESEKLEAMLTAVCQHLAKAITRDGEGATCLIEVQVTGAHDEQAARQIAKTIAGSSLVKSAIFGRDPNWGRIAAAAGRAGVPFEQENLQIQLGDFLLLDNGQPLPFDRAAASAYLKQAATGAYLQQDTVLISVNVGNGHGTGKAWGCDLSYDYVKINAEYTT, encoded by the coding sequence ATGGCAGACTGGCAGGAAATTACTGGTGGAATTACAGCACCAAAAGGTTATCGGGCGGCGGGAATTACAGCAGGACTCAAACCTTCGGGGTTGCCAGATTTAGCTTTGATAGTATCAGACGTAGAAGCGATCGCAGCTGGTGTATTCACAACCAGTCAAGTAAAAGCTGCTTGTGTAGACTACTGTCGCCAACGTTTACAAGCCAAGCAAAGCGCCCGCGCCATCCTCTGCAATGCTGGACAAGCCAACGCCGCTACAGGTAGTCAAGGTATTAAGGATGCAGAAGAAAGCGCCGATTTGTTAGCAAAAGAGTTAAATATTTCCCCCGAATCAATTCTGTTGGCTTCCACTGGGGTAATTGGTCAACGAATTAAAATGGATGCCTTACGCAACGGTATTCCTAAACTTGTAGCATCCCTTACTGATGCAGGCTCAGATGCAGCCGCCGGGGCAATTATCACTACAGATTTGGTCACAAAATCTATTGCCTTAGAAACCACTATAGGAGATCGCCCAGTCCGCATTGGTGGTATCGCCAAAGGTTCAGGGATGATTCATCCCAACATGGCGACAATGTTGGCTTTTGTTACCTGTGATGCCGCAGTTTCCCCTCATCTTTGGCAACAGATGTTAACTAGGGCAGCCGATAGAAGCTTCAATTCCATTACAGTAGATGGAGATACCAGCACCAATGATAGTTTAATTGCCCTAGCCAATGGACAATCTCGCACCCCAGCAATTACTGAAGTAGGTGCAGAATCAGAAAAATTAGAGGCCATGCTAACAGCAGTATGCCAGCATTTAGCCAAGGCGATCACTCGTGATGGTGAAGGTGCAACTTGTCTTATAGAAGTGCAAGTTACAGGCGCGCATGATGAACAAGCAGCTAGACAAATCGCCAAAACTATTGCTGGTTCATCATTAGTGAAGTCTGCAATCTTCGGTCGTGACCCAAATTGGGGGCGCATCGCCGCCGCCGCCGGACGCGCAGGTGTTCCCTTCGAGCAGGAAAACCTGCAAATTCAGCTAGGAGATTTTTTACTCTTAGACAATGGTCAACCCCTCCCCTTTGACCGCGCCGCCGCCAGTGCGTATTTAAAACAAGCTGCTACAGGTGCTTATCTTCAACAAGATACCGTCTTAATTTCCGTCAATGTGGGTAATGGTCACGGCACTGGCAAAGCTTGGGGATGCGATTTAAGTTACGACTACGTGAAGATTAATGCTGAGTATACAACTTAG
- the thrC gene encoding threonine synthase: MTLSLSVAKSHRQPWPGLIEAYREYLPVSEQTPVVTLLEGNTPLIPVPAIAERIGRQVSVFVKYDGLNPTGSFKDRGMTMAISKAKEAGAKAVICASTGNTSAAAAAYARRGGMKAFVLIPDGYVALGKLAQALLYGAEVLAIKGNFDRALEIVREMAETYPITLVNSVNPYRLEGQKTGAFEVVDALGNAPDWLCIPVGNAGNITAYWMGFCQYHQAGKCDRLPQMMGFQAAGAAPLVNGQPVSHPETIATAIRIGNPASWDKAIAAQSASQGSFNAVTDEEILDAYRLLASSEGIFCEPASAASVAGLLKVKDQVPTGATVVCVLTGNGLKDPDTAIKHSHSQFKQGLEADLKDVAKAMGF, encoded by the coding sequence GTGACTTTGAGCTTGTCTGTTGCTAAATCTCATCGCCAACCCTGGCCCGGACTGATAGAAGCCTATCGTGAGTACTTACCTGTCAGTGAACAAACGCCAGTTGTAACTTTGTTGGAAGGTAACACTCCTTTAATTCCGGTGCCAGCGATCGCAGAACGTATCGGTAGACAAGTAAGTGTGTTCGTGAAATACGATGGTCTCAACCCCACTGGCAGCTTCAAGGACAGGGGGATGACTATGGCGATTTCCAAAGCGAAGGAAGCTGGAGCCAAAGCGGTTATTTGTGCGAGTACAGGCAATACCTCAGCCGCAGCCGCAGCCTATGCCCGTCGTGGCGGAATGAAGGCTTTTGTACTGATTCCCGATGGTTATGTGGCTTTGGGTAAGCTGGCGCAAGCACTTCTTTATGGTGCAGAAGTATTGGCAATTAAAGGCAACTTTGATAGAGCCTTAGAAATTGTCCGCGAGATGGCGGAAACCTATCCCATCACCCTGGTGAATTCAGTCAATCCCTATCGCTTGGAAGGTCAAAAAACAGGAGCCTTTGAGGTTGTCGATGCTTTGGGTAATGCCCCAGACTGGTTGTGCATCCCAGTTGGTAACGCGGGAAATATCACAGCATATTGGATGGGTTTTTGTCAATATCATCAAGCAGGGAAATGCGATCGCCTACCCCAGATGATGGGCTTTCAAGCCGCAGGTGCAGCTCCCTTGGTAAATGGCCAGCCTGTATCCCATCCCGAAACCATCGCTACCGCCATTCGCATCGGTAACCCCGCGAGTTGGGATAAAGCGATCGCCGCCCAATCAGCCAGTCAAGGAAGTTTTAACGCCGTTACTGATGAAGAAATTCTCGACGCATACCGATTATTGGCATCATCAGAAGGCATTTTCTGCGAACCCGCCAGCGCTGCTTCCGTCGCCGGCTTATTAAAAGTCAAAGACCAAGTACCCACAGGCGCAACAGTAGTATGTGTCCTCACAGGTAACGGTCTTAAAGACCCGGACACAGCAATTAAACACAGTCACAGCCAATTTAAACAAGGCCTTGAGGCAGATTTAAAAGATGTAGCCAAGGCAATGGGATTTTAA
- a CDS encoding DUF4112 domain-containing protein, whose translation MPNSSPKFPYIDYNAQAVTIKRLRKLSRLLDTVITIPGTPIAIGIDPLIGFIPIGGDALGLILSSYIVFEARRLGVPKKILSRMIFNIIIDSLLGSFPIIGDLFDFAWTANEYNIKLIEQHLNSH comes from the coding sequence ATGCCTAATTCTTCTCCCAAATTTCCTTATATTGACTATAATGCTCAAGCAGTTACCATCAAGCGCCTACGTAAATTAAGCCGCTTGTTAGATACAGTAATCACTATTCCTGGTACACCAATAGCTATTGGTATAGATCCTCTCATCGGATTTATACCCATTGGTGGTGATGCTTTAGGCTTAATACTTTCCAGTTACATCGTCTTTGAAGCAAGGCGGCTAGGTGTGCCTAAAAAGATATTGAGTAGAATGATATTTAATATCATCATTGATAGTTTATTAGGTAGTTTCCCCATCATCGGTGACCTATTCGACTTTGCGTGGACAGCAAACGAATATAACATCAAGCTAATAGAACAACACTTAAATAGTCATTAG
- a CDS encoding YggT family protein: MNLLITTLVTFVTIYSYLLIIRVLLTWFPQIDWYNQPFAALSQITDPYLNLFRSIIPPLGGMDFSPILAFLVLNLTGDLLRTLTRLPFVQGF, translated from the coding sequence ATGAATTTACTGATTACTACATTAGTTACATTCGTTACTATTTACAGCTATTTACTGATTATCCGGGTTCTTCTAACCTGGTTCCCTCAGATTGACTGGTATAACCAACCATTCGCAGCTTTAAGCCAAATAACCGACCCTTATCTCAATCTGTTCCGTTCCATTATTCCCCCCTTGGGTGGTATGGATTTTTCCCCTATCCTCGCCTTTTTAGTGTTGAATTTAACTGGCGACTTACTGAGAACTTTAACTAGATTGCCATTCGTACAGGGATTTTAA
- a CDS encoding YihY/virulence factor BrkB family protein: MVQSRFVRFFRHLNWRTLKKTFTRTTERRLLGLGSEIAFNAMLSLFPAILAVLTAIGFFADSLQDTFRQLAAQLSQVAPEEAMVLIREFAGREIANSRNSGLFSLSFVIAIWTASGAVSTAMTAFDQIHQIPQEKIRPFWQSKLVSLGLTVGTILLLVLASFLVFISDLLLGMVVNKNGALIFLLHLWQLLRWPLALGIVATAFSFIYRYGTSVWKPGTPIMPGAIIAAIFWAILSALFRLYVANFGNYNKVYGAVGTVIVLMLWLWMSAAVLLIGDQLNVTVGEDMRSKASQDLAQEVG; this comes from the coding sequence ATGGTTCAGTCTCGTTTTGTTCGCTTCTTTCGTCACCTGAATTGGCGCACCCTCAAGAAAACGTTTACTAGGACAACGGAAAGACGACTGTTGGGACTGGGTTCCGAAATTGCCTTCAATGCGATGTTATCTTTATTTCCGGCAATTCTCGCCGTACTCACTGCCATTGGTTTCTTTGCAGACTCTTTGCAAGACACCTTTAGACAACTAGCGGCGCAATTAAGCCAAGTCGCACCAGAAGAAGCGATGGTATTAATTCGAGAGTTTGCTGGTAGAGAAATTGCTAACTCTCGAAACAGTGGCTTGTTTTCTCTGAGTTTTGTCATTGCTATTTGGACAGCTTCCGGTGCTGTAAGTACTGCTATGACTGCCTTTGATCAAATCCATCAAATCCCTCAAGAAAAGATACGCCCCTTTTGGCAGTCTAAACTTGTGTCCTTAGGCTTAACAGTCGGTACTATCTTGCTGTTGGTACTGGCTTCTTTTTTAGTTTTTATCAGTGATTTATTATTAGGAATGGTGGTAAACAAAAATGGTGCTTTAATTTTCTTACTGCATCTTTGGCAATTATTGCGCTGGCCTTTAGCCTTGGGAATTGTGGCTACAGCCTTTAGTTTTATTTATCGTTATGGGACTAGTGTTTGGAAACCAGGCACACCCATAATGCCAGGAGCAATTATCGCCGCAATTTTCTGGGCAATTCTATCTGCTCTATTTCGGCTGTATGTAGCAAATTTTGGTAACTATAACAAAGTCTATGGTGCTGTGGGGACAGTGATAGTTTTAATGCTGTGGCTGTGGATGAGTGCTGCTGTTTTGCTAATCGGCGATCAATTAAACGTAACTGTCGGTGAAGATATGCGCTCAAAAGCATCCCAGGATCTAGCACAAGAGGTTGGTTAA
- the crtH gene encoding carotenoid isomerase, which produces MSVTSTTSQNSLFDVIVIGSGIGGLVTATQLAAKGAKVLVLESYIIPGGSAGYFERQGYRFDVGASMIFGLGNRGTTNLLTRALQAVNSSVEAIADPVQIHYHLPSNLNLKVDRVYDKFLQNLAAYFPHETKGIRRFYDECWQVFKCLNRMDLLSLEEPRYLLRTFLQHPLACLGLLKYLPQNVGDIARRYIRDPELLKFIDIECYCWSVVPAAMTPMINAGMVFSDRHYGGVNYPKGGVGQIAQKLAEGLEKVGGEIRYQAKVAKIITEKYRAVGVQLTNGEIYRSKRIVSNATRWDTFEKLLPVDKMPSNEKDWQHSYKKSPSFLSLHMGVKESVLPQGTECHHIILEDWQNMTQAEGTLFVSIPTLLDPELAPEGCHIIHAFTPHWINDWQGFSVSDYEAKKEETAWRIIDRLEKIFPGLDAGLDYLEVGTPRTHRRFLGREDGTYGPIPRRKLRGLLSMPFNRTAIKGLYCVGDSTFPGQGLNAVAFSGFACAHRIAVDLGL; this is translated from the coding sequence ATGTCCGTAACCTCAACTACTTCCCAAAATTCTTTGTTTGATGTCATCGTGATTGGGTCTGGCATTGGCGGACTAGTGACAGCAACCCAACTCGCCGCCAAGGGAGCGAAAGTTCTGGTACTAGAAAGCTATATCATTCCTGGTGGGAGTGCTGGCTACTTTGAGCGTCAAGGCTATCGATTTGACGTTGGGGCTTCCATGATTTTCGGCTTAGGGAACAGAGGGACTACAAACTTACTCACCCGTGCTTTACAAGCTGTAAATAGTAGTGTAGAGGCGATCGCTGATCCCGTACAAATCCATTACCACTTACCCAGCAACTTAAACCTGAAAGTTGACCGGGTTTATGATAAGTTTTTGCAAAATCTTGCTGCTTACTTTCCTCATGAAACAAAAGGGATTCGTCGCTTTTATGACGAATGTTGGCAAGTGTTTAAGTGTCTCAACCGCATGGATTTGTTGTCATTAGAAGAACCTCGGTATTTGCTGCGAACGTTTTTACAGCATCCTTTAGCGTGTCTAGGTTTACTTAAGTATCTACCTCAAAATGTCGGAGATATCGCCCGTCGCTACATCAGAGACCCAGAATTATTGAAATTTATCGATATAGAATGTTACTGCTGGTCTGTAGTGCCAGCAGCGATGACACCGATGATTAATGCAGGTATGGTCTTTTCTGACAGGCATTATGGCGGTGTTAACTACCCCAAAGGTGGAGTAGGTCAAATTGCCCAAAAACTTGCAGAGGGCTTAGAAAAAGTCGGTGGTGAGATTCGATATCAAGCCAAAGTAGCAAAAATCATTACTGAAAAATACCGTGCTGTCGGTGTACAACTAACTAATGGTGAAATTTATCGAAGCAAACGGATAGTTTCTAATGCTACACGGTGGGACACATTTGAAAAATTGCTACCTGTAGATAAAATGCCATCTAATGAGAAAGATTGGCAACACAGCTATAAAAAATCGCCCAGTTTTCTGAGTTTACACATGGGGGTGAAAGAGTCCGTCTTACCTCAAGGGACAGAATGCCATCACATTATCTTGGAAGATTGGCAAAACATGACCCAAGCAGAAGGTACACTGTTTGTCTCCATACCCACATTACTTGATCCAGAATTAGCCCCAGAGGGATGCCATATAATTCATGCCTTTACGCCTCATTGGATAAATGATTGGCAAGGGTTTTCTGTGAGTGACTACGAAGCGAAGAAAGAAGAGACAGCCTGGCGAATTATTGACCGACTAGAGAAGATTTTTCCTGGTTTAGATGCGGGTTTAGATTATTTAGAAGTAGGCACACCCCGCACCCATCGCCGCTTTTTAGGACGAGAAGACGGCACTTATGGCCCCATCCCCAGACGTAAACTGCGGGGGTTATTGTCCATGCCCTTTAATCGCACCGCTATCAAGGGACTGTATTGTGTGGGAGACAGCACATTTCCCGGACAGGGTTTAAATGCAGTCGCCTTTTCCGGCTTCGCCTGCGCCCATCGCATCGCCGTAGATTTAGGACTGTGA
- a CDS encoding alpha/beta fold hydrolase, with protein sequence MKDWWQETFPKGRQSLIISDVHGYPVQIAYGEKGTGRPLFLIHGMGSWSYNWRYSVGPLSKFFRVICVDAKGFGFSDKPCLRQEKNGHQVIELERIIQCLCDEPAIVVAESLGALVALALAQRNAELIGRLVVINAPIFTESLPHWAMSILAQTPIEILQTIDDLRLAYLFAPIVREVMAIERRKVLFDPSILTQEDVYWITYPFIEIPGTLVKVAEELQIAAREIENWQANKPNMLSEIQNKLNTIEAPTLILWGDKDSWFPASHGKKLHQHLPNSKLQILDNCYHDASTGSAKVVNKEILQFLKETDFL encoded by the coding sequence ATGAAAGATTGGTGGCAAGAAACTTTCCCCAAGGGGCGGCAAAGTCTGATAATTAGTGATGTTCATGGGTATCCTGTACAAATTGCATACGGTGAAAAAGGTACAGGTAGACCATTATTTCTAATACACGGTATGGGTAGTTGGAGCTATAATTGGCGTTATAGTGTAGGTCCATTATCTAAGTTTTTTCGAGTCATTTGTGTAGATGCTAAAGGCTTCGGTTTTTCTGATAAACCTTGTTTGCGTCAAGAAAAGAATGGGCATCAAGTCATTGAATTAGAACGCATTATTCAATGTTTATGTGATGAACCAGCTATTGTTGTGGCTGAATCCTTAGGTGCATTAGTTGCCCTGGCCTTGGCACAAAGAAATGCCGAATTAATCGGGCGGTTAGTAGTAATTAATGCACCAATTTTTACCGAAAGTCTGCCCCATTGGGCAATGTCCATACTCGCCCAAACACCAATAGAAATATTACAAACAATCGATGATTTGCGTTTAGCTTATTTATTTGCGCCAATAGTTCGAGAAGTTATGGCGATAGAAAGGCGGAAGGTGCTGTTTGATCCGTCAATTTTGACTCAAGAAGATGTTTATTGGATTACTTACCCATTTATTGAAATTCCCGGTACTTTAGTGAAGGTTGCCGAAGAGTTACAAATAGCGGCAAGAGAAATCGAGAATTGGCAAGCAAATAAACCGAATATGCTCAGTGAAATTCAAAATAAGTTAAATACAATTGAGGCTCCCACATTAATTTTATGGGGCGATAAAGATAGCTGGTTTCCTGCCAGTCACGGGAAAAAATTGCATCAACATTTGCCTAATTCCAAGTTGCAAATTTTGGATAACTGCTATCATGACGCTTCCACTGGTTCCGCAAAAGTGGTCAACAAAGAAATTTTGCAATTTCTCAAGGAGACAGATTTTTTGTAA
- the upp gene encoding uracil phosphoribosyltransferase: MTVQLRVYVPPHPLIKHWLAVARDAATPSVLFRSAITELGRWLTYEAAREWLPTDETTVQTPLEICPATVINPQVPVAVVPILRAGLGLLEGAQTVLPLASIYHLGLVRNEETLEASCYLNKLPEKFDPQTRVLITDPMLATGGSIMKAMSELTERGVDPSLVRIVSVVAAPPALQKLNAAYSGLIVYTATIDETVNDQGFIVPGLGDAGDRIFGT, from the coding sequence ATGACGGTACAACTGCGTGTTTACGTTCCTCCCCATCCTCTAATTAAGCACTGGCTGGCAGTTGCCCGTGATGCTGCCACACCTTCAGTCTTATTTCGTAGTGCCATCACCGAATTGGGTAGATGGCTAACTTATGAAGCAGCGCGGGAATGGTTGCCTACAGACGAGACGACTGTACAAACTCCCTTAGAGATATGCCCAGCAACTGTAATTAATCCCCAAGTACCCGTGGCAGTTGTGCCGATTTTGCGAGCAGGATTAGGCTTGTTAGAAGGGGCGCAAACTGTCTTACCTTTGGCTTCAATTTACCACCTGGGTTTGGTGCGTAATGAGGAGACATTGGAAGCTTCATGTTACCTCAACAAATTGCCAGAAAAATTTGACCCCCAAACTAGAGTGTTAATTACCGATCCGATGTTAGCTACAGGTGGGTCTATCATGAAGGCAATGTCAGAACTAACAGAACGTGGCGTTGACCCGTCTTTAGTGAGAATTGTCTCTGTAGTGGCAGCACCACCAGCTTTACAAAAATTGAATGCAGCTTATTCTGGTTTGATAGTTTACACTGCAACAATTGATGAAACGGTGAATGATCAAGGGTTTATTGTCCCAGGATTAGGCGATGCAGGCGATCGCATTTTTGGGACATGA
- a CDS encoding shikimate dehydrogenase → MITGKTKLLGVIGHPVEHSLSPVMHNAAIAQLGLDYVYLPFPIAPDNLEAAIALLATIGVVGFSVTIPHKQAIIPLLAEISPVAQAIGAVNTVTRQNNQWVGTNTDIEGFIAPLQTTYKRDWSQQIAVILGNGGAARAVVAGCYQLGFAEIHVVGRNVQRLEEFRHSWDNSPIAENLQVHTWDYLAKLVPQANLLVNTTPIGMYPQVDESPLSTEELANLQTGAIAYDLIYIPKPTQFLQKAQQQGAIAIDGLEMLVQQGVAALKIWLQQDDIPVDVMRQALQKHLGLV, encoded by the coding sequence ATGATTACAGGCAAAACTAAACTATTAGGGGTAATTGGACATCCGGTGGAACATTCACTGTCACCGGTGATGCACAATGCAGCGATCGCCCAATTGGGATTAGATTATGTATATCTACCTTTTCCTATAGCACCAGATAATTTAGAAGCAGCGATCGCTCTTTTGGCTACTATTGGTGTAGTGGGATTTAGTGTGACGATTCCTCACAAACAGGCAATCATCCCCCTGCTGGCTGAAATTAGCCCCGTTGCTCAAGCTATAGGCGCAGTAAATACTGTCACCCGTCAAAATAATCAATGGGTGGGGACAAACACAGATATAGAAGGGTTTATTGCCCCTTTGCAGACAACATATAAACGAGATTGGAGTCAGCAAATCGCCGTAATCTTGGGTAATGGTGGCGCAGCGAGAGCTGTTGTCGCAGGTTGTTATCAACTGGGTTTTGCGGAAATTCATGTAGTGGGGCGCAATGTGCAACGCCTAGAGGAATTTCGCCACAGTTGGGACAATTCCCCCATCGCTGAGAATTTACAAGTACATACCTGGGATTATTTAGCAAAGCTCGTCCCTCAAGCTAACCTACTGGTGAACACAACCCCGATAGGAATGTATCCGCAGGTTGATGAGTCGCCTTTGAGTACCGAAGAACTGGCGAATTTACAAACTGGTGCTATTGCTTATGATTTGATATATATTCCCAAACCAACGCAATTTCTCCAAAAAGCACAACAACAAGGCGCAATTGCTATTGATGGTTTAGAAATGTTAGTTCAGCAAGGAGTCGCCGCCTTAAAAATTTGGTTGCAGCAAGACGATATCCCTGTAGATGTGATGCGTCAAGCATTACAAAAGCATCTTGGTTTGGTTTAA